One Halobaculum sp. CBA1158 DNA segment encodes these proteins:
- a CDS encoding ABC transporter substrate-binding protein gives MTDPDPTDRFTRRDYVKYGSALVAGGLLAGCSGQSGGDDPTETDTSGESTPESTATGTATPEDTSYTVTMAPAGDVTFQEVPETFSVYESGYADMAVALGKGEDLLAVGNAARFYTDHYDELDGVSVAAEPTQLLGDSFAVDRELFYELDSDVHLIDPQWLVNNGFGLEQSDVDGVAEDVGPFVANTIFRRTDGWHEYRYYTLYEAFEKVAQVFRREDRYEAVKAVHDDAVATVSASLPSADDRPNALLCFGAGDDPERFYPYRLSDRGTNKKQFRDLGIADALSGSGVSGLSTNERGQIDYETMLSVDPDSILLRGHEAKTEAEFRDTVVSFMEDHEVASELTAVQEGRVFRGGPIYQGPIQHLFNLERFATLYFPERFSGELFSRAELSAAIRGDV, from the coding sequence ATGACGGATCCTGATCCGACCGATCGGTTCACGCGACGTGACTACGTGAAGTACGGAAGCGCGCTCGTCGCGGGCGGTCTCCTCGCGGGCTGTTCGGGACAAAGCGGCGGCGACGACCCGACCGAGACCGACACCTCCGGGGAATCGACGCCCGAGTCGACGGCGACCGGGACGGCCACGCCGGAGGACACCAGCTACACCGTGACGATGGCACCCGCCGGCGACGTGACGTTTCAGGAGGTGCCCGAGACGTTCTCCGTCTACGAGTCGGGCTACGCGGACATGGCGGTCGCTCTCGGGAAGGGCGAGGACCTGCTTGCGGTCGGGAACGCGGCGCGGTTCTACACCGATCACTACGACGAGCTCGACGGCGTCTCGGTCGCCGCCGAGCCGACGCAGTTGCTCGGCGACTCGTTCGCCGTCGACCGGGAGCTGTTCTACGAGCTGGACAGCGACGTGCACCTGATCGACCCGCAATGGCTCGTCAACAACGGCTTCGGACTGGAGCAGTCCGACGTGGACGGCGTCGCCGAGGACGTGGGACCGTTCGTCGCCAACACGATATTCCGACGCACCGACGGCTGGCACGAGTACCGGTACTACACGCTGTACGAGGCGTTCGAGAAGGTCGCGCAGGTGTTCCGACGGGAGGACCGCTACGAGGCGGTGAAGGCGGTACACGACGACGCCGTCGCGACGGTGAGCGCGAGCCTCCCGAGCGCCGACGACCGGCCGAACGCCCTGCTGTGTTTCGGCGCGGGCGACGACCCCGAGCGGTTCTACCCGTACCGGCTCTCGGACCGCGGAACGAACAAAAAGCAGTTCCGGGACCTCGGGATCGCCGACGCGCTCTCGGGCTCCGGCGTCTCGGGGCTGTCGACGAACGAGCGAGGACAGATCGACTACGAGACGATGCTGTCGGTGGACCCCGACTCGATCCTCCTGCGGGGACACGAGGCGAAGACCGAGGCGGAGTTCCGCGACACCGTCGTCTCGTTCATGGAGGACCACGAGGTTGCCTCGGAGCTCACCGCGGTGCAGGAGGGGCGAGTGTTCCGCGGCGGTCCCATCTATCAGGGCCCGATCCAGCACCTGTTCAACCTCGAGCGGTTCGCGACGCTGTACTTCCCCGAGCGGTTCTCGGGTGAGCTGTTCTCGCGGGCGGAGCTGTCCGCGGCGATCCGCGGCGACGTGTAA
- a CDS encoding SRPBCC family protein encodes MDELVVSTDVYVAPTEAYEFLIEFPRYERYTEYLERVSRTHGDGGPGSRYALRFAWWKLSYTARSEVTDVDPPTRIDWRILKDIDARGAWVIEGYDDLPAEAPADATAACRVTLEIRFDADSADSSAVSLPPLVSFGGILDRVKGLVEEEAERVVRRAVADLEGSEREVTLTVRSDGDSL; translated from the coding sequence ATGGACGAACTCGTCGTCTCGACGGACGTGTACGTCGCACCGACGGAGGCGTACGAGTTTCTCATCGAGTTCCCCCGGTACGAGCGCTACACGGAGTACCTCGAACGGGTGTCGCGCACGCACGGCGACGGCGGGCCGGGATCGCGGTACGCGCTCCGGTTCGCGTGGTGGAAGCTCTCGTACACCGCCCGCTCGGAGGTGACCGACGTCGACCCGCCGACGCGGATCGACTGGCGGATCCTGAAGGACATCGACGCACGCGGCGCGTGGGTGATCGAGGGGTACGACGACCTCCCCGCCGAGGCTCCAGCCGACGCGACGGCGGCCTGTCGGGTGACCCTTGAGATCCGCTTCGACGCCGACTCGGCGGACTCTTCGGCGGTGTCGCTCCCGCCGCTGGTGTCGTTCGGCGGGATCCTCGACCGGGTGAAGGGGCTGGTGGAGGAGGAGGCCGAGCGTGTGGTCAGGCGGGCGGTCGCCGACCTGGAGGGAAGCGAGCGCGAGGTGACGCTGACCGTCCGGTCCGACGGGGACTCGCTGTAA
- the trkA gene encoding Trk system potassium transporter TrkA — MRVVIIGAGQVGESIAADLEDGHEVVIVERDADRCDELTYSLDVLTINGDGTAVSTLEEAGIGDADMVIASTDDDETNIVACSTAKAVSDAFTIARIKNTEYLRTWERSRSAFGIDFMVCTNLLTAESIVRVIGLPAARDVDLFADGEVQMAEFEVSEGSALVGETVSEADRFDSLTFASILRDDEVVIPRGETRIEVGDRAVVIGSPGSVRGFAADVAPDEHVGTGEEVVIVGGSEIGYHAARLLGERGFSPRLIERDPDRARDIAEELPETFVMESDATDIGFLEREHIGDADVLIAALDSDEKNLLSCLLATRLGVERTVAIVDQTAYVDIFETVGVDVGVSPRAVVAEEISRFTREGSAENVALIEDDRAEVLEVEVTEESLLANRPISESIHDFPDCLVIGAITREGELVTPRGDTVIRPDDHVVVFFEESVVDEVTGKL, encoded by the coding sequence GTGCGCGTCGTGATCATCGGGGCGGGACAGGTCGGCGAGAGCATCGCTGCGGACCTCGAGGATGGACACGAGGTCGTGATCGTCGAGCGCGACGCCGACCGGTGTGACGAGCTGACCTACTCGCTGGACGTGTTGACCATCAACGGGGACGGAACCGCCGTCTCGACCCTCGAGGAGGCCGGGATAGGAGACGCGGACATGGTGATCGCCTCCACCGACGACGACGAGACGAACATCGTCGCCTGCTCGACGGCGAAGGCCGTCAGCGACGCGTTCACCATCGCGCGGATCAAGAACACCGAGTACCTCAGGACGTGGGAGCGGTCGCGCTCGGCGTTCGGCATCGATTTCATGGTGTGTACGAACCTCCTCACCGCCGAGTCGATCGTCCGCGTCATCGGCCTGCCGGCCGCTCGCGACGTCGACCTCTTCGCCGACGGCGAGGTACAGATGGCCGAGTTCGAGGTGAGCGAGGGGAGCGCCCTCGTCGGAGAGACGGTCAGCGAGGCCGACCGCTTCGACTCGCTCACGTTCGCGTCGATCCTGCGCGACGACGAGGTCGTCATCCCGCGCGGGGAGACGCGCATCGAGGTCGGCGACCGCGCGGTCGTCATCGGTTCGCCCGGAAGCGTTCGGGGGTTCGCCGCCGACGTGGCACCCGACGAGCACGTCGGCACCGGCGAGGAGGTCGTGATCGTCGGCGGCTCTGAGATCGGCTATCACGCCGCCCGCCTGCTCGGCGAGCGTGGCTTCTCGCCCCGGCTGATCGAACGCGACCCTGACCGCGCCCGCGACATCGCCGAGGAGCTCCCCGAGACGTTCGTCATGGAGTCCGACGCCACCGACATCGGCTTCCTCGAGCGCGAGCACATCGGCGACGCCGACGTGCTCATCGCCGCGCTCGACTCCGACGAGAAGAACCTCCTGTCGTGTCTGCTGGCCACCCGCCTCGGCGTCGAACGAACCGTCGCGATCGTCGACCAGACCGCATACGTCGACATCTTCGAGACGGTCGGCGTCGACGTGGGCGTCAGTCCGCGGGCGGTCGTCGCCGAGGAGATATCCCGGTTCACTCGGGAGGGGAGCGCCGAGAACGTCGCGCTCATCGAGGACGACCGCGCGGAGGTGCTGGAGGTCGAAGTCACCGAGGAGTCGCTGCTCGCGAACCGGCCGATCAGCGAGTCGATCCACGACTTCCCGGACTGCCTCGTCATCGGAGCGATCACCCGCGAGGGGGAACTCGTCACCCCGCGGGGCGACACCGTGATCCGCCCCGACGACCACGTCGTCGTCTTCTTCGAGGAGAGCGTCGTCGACGAGGTCACGGGGAAGCTATGA
- a CDS encoding transcriptional regulator, translating to MSDEPTDTEPTHDEFTTDPEEIEYPSTLRITSLPAEQAQTAAIERAERWEQGEEVPHVVNFEDRSRLRQLLTDRRMELLEEVMEHPPESIRALADRLDRDVHDVHDDLYLLADHGIVHFEEGGRAKKPYVPYDTVRIEVEFGLPRGDGSESAASA from the coding sequence ATGAGCGACGAACCGACTGACACCGAACCCACACACGACGAGTTCACGACCGACCCGGAGGAGATCGAGTACCCCTCGACCCTCCGCATCACGTCGCTCCCAGCCGAGCAGGCACAGACGGCGGCTATTGAGCGCGCAGAACGGTGGGAGCAAGGCGAGGAGGTTCCCCACGTCGTCAACTTCGAGGACCGTTCGAGGCTCCGTCAACTGCTCACAGACCGCCGGATGGAACTGCTTGAGGAGGTGATGGAGCATCCGCCCGAGAGCATCCGCGCGCTGGCCGACCGGCTCGACCGTGACGTGCACGACGTGCACGACGATCTGTACCTGCTGGCCGATCACGGCATCGTTCACTTCGAGGAGGGCGGCCGCGCGAAGAAGCCGTACGTTCCCTACGACACAGTCAGGATCGAAGTCGAGTTCGGCCTGCCGCGCGGCGACGGATCGGAGTCGGCCGCATCGGCATGA
- a CDS encoding DUF6516 family protein, giving the protein MPATVVYRDRDERSDGSRYEMVAWQVPMSDNFPQGVKYSFQYMDADGDTILRYDNSPYHLDVGRHHRHSPEDDITELEFTGVSDLIDDFQTEVNEIYERRTD; this is encoded by the coding sequence ATGCCCGCGACGGTCGTGTACCGAGACCGTGACGAGAGATCGGACGGGAGTCGGTACGAGATGGTCGCGTGGCAGGTCCCGATGAGCGATAACTTCCCGCAAGGGGTGAAGTACAGCTTCCAGTACATGGACGCTGACGGCGACACGATCTTGCGGTACGACAACTCGCCGTACCACCTGGACGTCGGCCGGCACCATCGTCACTCACCCGAGGACGACATCACGGAACTGGAGTTCACGGGGGTCTCCGATCTGATCGACGACTTCCAAACCGAGGTGAACGAGATCTATGAGCGACGAACCGACTGA
- a CDS encoding iron transporter has protein sequence MDRRTFLASAGAAGAVAGTGGLAGCLGFDLSSEEGIAGEPPIVEDRPDGVYLPTHVEGMAMGGMAESGDYRVGVFYSYAHRFWNVNGEAVERTDVAEGDDVHLMASVWDADTGQVLPETGLSVEIERDGSLVSQEVIYPMLSQPMGVHYGANFGLEGDGTYTVNVSVGGVRTRRTDAYRDRFGDPADIPVEMEYSQSDRDDISFRTLADAGEAGAVDRMEMDMVPDGTAPAVEALPGEVLGEVNSNDAVLVATVMDEPPAGVDDEGPYLAVSARTPYNRMLIPAMGLEATHERDGETVFSGELTRTLDPDLSYHYGAALAGASVESGDELTLTPTVWPQIARHEGYETAFGGLLGGMPERILTVE, from the coding sequence ATGGACAGACGAACGTTCCTCGCTAGCGCCGGCGCGGCCGGCGCGGTCGCTGGGACCGGCGGGCTCGCGGGCTGTCTCGGCTTCGATCTCAGCTCCGAGGAGGGGATCGCCGGCGAGCCGCCGATCGTCGAGGACCGTCCGGACGGCGTGTACCTCCCGACGCACGTCGAGGGAATGGCGATGGGCGGGATGGCCGAGTCCGGCGACTACCGGGTCGGCGTGTTCTACTCGTACGCCCACCGCTTCTGGAACGTCAACGGCGAGGCGGTCGAGCGAACCGACGTGGCCGAGGGCGACGACGTGCACCTGATGGCGAGCGTCTGGGACGCCGACACCGGGCAGGTGCTCCCCGAGACGGGGCTGTCCGTCGAGATCGAACGCGACGGCTCGCTCGTCTCCCAGGAGGTGATCTACCCGATGCTCTCTCAGCCGATGGGCGTCCACTACGGCGCGAACTTCGGGCTCGAGGGCGACGGGACCTACACCGTGAACGTCTCAGTCGGCGGGGTTCGCACCCGTCGAACGGACGCCTACCGGGACCGCTTCGGCGACCCCGCTGACATCCCCGTCGAGATGGAGTACAGCCAGTCCGACCGCGACGACATCTCATTTCGGACGCTCGCGGACGCCGGCGAGGCCGGCGCTGTCGACCGCATGGAGATGGACATGGTCCCCGACGGGACCGCGCCGGCGGTCGAGGCGCTCCCCGGCGAGGTGCTCGGCGAGGTGAACAGCAACGACGCCGTGCTCGTCGCAACCGTGATGGACGAGCCGCCCGCGGGGGTCGACGACGAGGGCCCGTACCTCGCGGTGTCGGCGCGGACGCCGTATAACCGGATGCTCATCCCCGCGATGGGGCTGGAGGCGACCCACGAGCGCGACGGCGAGACGGTGTTCTCGGGCGAACTGACGCGGACGCTCGACCCGGACCTCTCGTATCACTACGGCGCGGCGCTGGCGGGCGCGAGCGTCGAGTCGGGCGACGAACTGACGCTGACGCCGACCGTGTGGCCGCAGATCGCCCGACATGAGGGGTACGAGACGGCCTTCGGCGGGCTGCTGGGCGGCATGCCCGAGCGGATACTGACGGTCGAGTAG
- a CDS encoding Tat pathway signal protein yields the protein MTDADGEAAGDAGESRDPRDSRERAVDGVTRRDALKAAVAVGGAAGLSACLDRLDDPDPVPGGDGPDAHPDRQYAWNDFVRTDDAGNWQLPRHQTLLYLSLPEDGPPSDSEREAVREALDALDEAYEWSHEGLLHTVGYSPAYFDRFEAELSVPEDVSLPEPTPLADYETPEFDTQDVLVHLASDRPDAVLAAEEALTGEASEANGVDFPSALTDALTEDDRRTGFFDPGMPHEEADDLAGVPEPNPVPEDAPLFMGFAAGFRGNQATEDAVAIGEGPFAEGTTESMGNWRQRLADWYGEQSFEQQVTEMFSPGHAEENLVEGVGTNLGDDSGIDRFLDTVVEDAEEYGRVGHAQKAARANRDEEGTPLLLRRHFESADDDIASLHFPSLQRSIDQFEAVRRAMNGVDATDATPAVRQRVNNGILEYIFLRHRGYFLVPPRGLRALPTPDGSEG from the coding sequence ATGACCGACGCGGACGGCGAGGCTGCCGGCGACGCAGGCGAGAGTCGCGACCCCCGCGACTCCCGCGAACGCGCCGTCGACGGCGTGACTCGACGCGACGCGCTGAAGGCCGCCGTTGCCGTCGGCGGCGCGGCCGGGCTCTCGGCGTGTCTCGACCGACTCGACGACCCCGATCCGGTCCCCGGGGGCGACGGCCCCGACGCCCATCCCGACCGTCAGTACGCCTGGAACGACTTCGTGCGTACCGACGACGCCGGAAACTGGCAGCTTCCCCGTCACCAGACCCTGTTGTACCTCTCGCTCCCGGAGGACGGTCCGCCGAGCGACTCCGAGCGCGAGGCCGTCCGCGAGGCCCTCGACGCGCTCGACGAGGCGTACGAGTGGAGCCACGAGGGGCTGCTTCACACGGTCGGCTACTCGCCGGCGTACTTCGACCGCTTCGAGGCAGAGCTGTCGGTCCCAGAGGACGTGTCGCTTCCGGAGCCGACGCCGCTTGCGGACTACGAGACGCCCGAGTTCGACACCCAGGACGTGCTCGTCCACCTCGCCTCTGACCGCCCCGACGCCGTGCTCGCCGCGGAGGAGGCGCTCACGGGGGAGGCGAGCGAGGCCAACGGCGTCGACTTCCCGTCGGCGCTGACCGACGCGCTGACCGAGGACGACCGCCGGACGGGCTTCTTCGACCCAGGGATGCCCCACGAGGAGGCCGACGACCTCGCGGGCGTACCGGAGCCCAACCCCGTGCCGGAGGACGCCCCGCTGTTCATGGGCTTCGCCGCCGGCTTCAGGGGCAACCAGGCGACCGAGGACGCCGTCGCCATCGGCGAGGGGCCGTTCGCGGAGGGCACCACCGAGTCGATGGGCAACTGGCGACAGCGCCTCGCCGACTGGTACGGCGAGCAGAGCTTCGAGCAGCAGGTGACGGAGATGTTCTCGCCGGGGCACGCCGAGGAGAACCTCGTGGAGGGCGTCGGGACGAACCTCGGCGACGACTCCGGGATCGACCGCTTTCTCGACACGGTCGTCGAGGACGCCGAGGAGTACGGTCGCGTCGGCCACGCCCAGAAGGCCGCCCGCGCCAACCGCGACGAGGAGGGAACCCCCCTCCTGCTCCGCCGCCACTTCGAGTCGGCCGACGACGACATCGCGAGCCTGCACTTCCCGTCGCTCCAGCGGTCGATCGACCAGTTCGAAGCCGTCCGTCGGGCGATGAACGGCGTGGACGCCACGGACGCGACCCCGGCGGTCCGCCAGCGGGTCAACAACGGCATCCTCGAGTACATCTTCCTCCGCCACCGCGGCTACTTCCTCGTCCCGCCGCGGGGCCTCCGTGCGCTGCCGACGCCCGACGGAAGCGAAGGGTGA
- a CDS encoding ArsR family transcriptional regulator, with protein sequence MTGGGNVERRDPSTRDRIAAFVRAHPGIHFNELVRRLDLAPGQAQYHLRRLARAERVVGEAVSGRTHYFDPSIDPEERRRVALFRRETARDAVVELLDGPARPDAVADAVGVARSTLEHHLDGLVDADVVEKRRGPRGRVTLALVDAEAAARSLRRIEPSLPDRLLDRFTRLVDAVLE encoded by the coding sequence GTGACCGGCGGAGGCAACGTCGAGCGCCGGGACCCCTCCACCCGCGACCGCATCGCCGCGTTCGTCCGGGCGCATCCGGGGATCCACTTCAACGAACTCGTCCGCCGGCTCGACCTGGCTCCCGGCCAGGCCCAGTACCACCTCCGCCGGCTCGCGCGCGCCGAGCGCGTCGTCGGCGAGGCGGTGTCCGGACGCACGCACTACTTCGACCCATCGATCGACCCCGAAGAGCGGCGACGGGTGGCGCTGTTTCGGCGTGAGACCGCCCGCGACGCGGTCGTCGAACTTCTCGATGGACCGGCCCGTCCCGACGCGGTCGCGGACGCGGTCGGCGTCGCCCGCAGCACGTTAGAGCACCACCTCGACGGACTCGTGGACGCCGATGTCGTCGAGAAGCGGCGCGGCCCGCGCGGTCGCGTCACGCTCGCGCTCGTCGACGCCGAGGCGGCCGCGCGGTCGCTTCGGCGGATCGAGCCGTCTCTCCCCGACCGGCTGCTCGACCGGTTCACCCGGCTGGTGGACGCGGTCTTGGAGTAA
- a CDS encoding TrkH family potassium uptake protein, with protein sequence MRVRVEYRASLSLVGSVVKYLSIPLIAPLLVSLYYGESIAPFVATIAVAVAVGTGLERLDSDPEIEAREGFLMVALTWFAVALVGAVPYLIEAHGIPGVVPAAAPDSTLANPVNALFEAMSGFTTTGATVLGDISFETHSRGIMLWRQLTQWLGGMGIVVLAVAILPQLSAGGAQLMDAEAPGPGIEKLTPQIAETARLLWGVYAGITALEIGVLYGMHLVGPAIGMPELAPNMTLYNAVSHGLTTMPTGGFSPEARSIEAFSAAVQWVIVPFMVAAGVNFALFWSVLAGDPRRLLDDVEFRTYAGAMGVLAAVIAGLLFTGNFVAAAPAGETYDAAYLAEVTAAVAGNPEPSLRHAVFQTVSIVTTTGYASIDFNTWSAPAQYALFFAMFIGGSAGSTGGGIKVIRWVVILKSIRRELFTTAHPEAVRPVRLNGRALDERGVRGIFAFTVLYIVLFLVSTLVLFLDATRTPGAITVLETMSAVAATLGNVGPGFGVVGPMGSYLGFTDASRLYMVFLMWIGRLEIIPVLVCFTPEYWRR encoded by the coding sequence GTGAGAGTCCGCGTCGAGTACCGAGCGAGCCTGAGCCTCGTCGGGAGCGTCGTGAAGTACCTCTCGATACCCCTGATCGCGCCGCTTCTCGTCTCGCTGTACTACGGCGAATCGATCGCGCCGTTCGTCGCGACGATCGCCGTCGCGGTCGCGGTCGGAACCGGGCTCGAACGCCTCGACTCTGATCCCGAGATCGAGGCTCGCGAGGGCTTTCTGATGGTCGCGCTCACGTGGTTCGCCGTCGCCCTCGTCGGCGCGGTGCCGTACCTGATCGAGGCGCACGGGATCCCCGGTGTCGTTCCCGCGGCCGCGCCCGACTCGACGCTCGCGAACCCGGTGAACGCGCTGTTCGAGGCGATGTCCGGATTCACGACGACCGGCGCGACCGTGCTCGGCGACATCTCCTTCGAGACGCACTCGCGGGGGATCATGCTGTGGCGACAGCTCACTCAATGGCTCGGCGGCATGGGGATCGTCGTCCTCGCGGTCGCGATCCTCCCGCAGCTGTCCGCCGGGGGCGCGCAGTTGATGGACGCCGAAGCCCCCGGCCCCGGCATCGAGAAGCTCACCCCGCAGATCGCCGAGACGGCGCGTCTGCTGTGGGGCGTGTACGCCGGAATCACCGCCCTGGAGATCGGGGTGCTGTACGGCATGCACCTCGTCGGCCCGGCGATCGGGATGCCGGAGTTGGCCCCGAACATGACCCTCTACAACGCCGTCTCCCACGGCCTGACGACGATGCCGACCGGGGGGTTCTCCCCCGAGGCGCGCAGCATCGAGGCGTTCTCGGCGGCCGTCCAGTGGGTGATCGTCCCGTTCATGGTCGCCGCCGGCGTCAACTTCGCGCTGTTTTGGAGCGTGCTCGCGGGCGACCCTCGGCGGCTCCTCGATGACGTAGAGTTTCGGACCTACGCCGGAGCGATGGGCGTGCTGGCGGCGGTGATCGCTGGACTGCTGTTCACGGGGAACTTCGTCGCCGCCGCCCCGGCGGGAGAGACGTACGACGCGGCCTACCTCGCGGAGGTCACCGCCGCCGTCGCCGGGAACCCGGAGCCGTCGCTGCGCCACGCCGTGTTCCAGACGGTCTCGATCGTGACGACGACGGGGTACGCGAGCATCGACTTCAACACCTGGAGCGCCCCCGCGCAGTACGCGCTGTTTTTCGCCATGTTCATCGGTGGCTCGGCCGGGTCGACCGGCGGGGGGATCAAGGTCATTCGGTGGGTCGTGATCCTGAAATCGATCCGGCGGGAGCTGTTCACGACCGCGCACCCCGAGGCGGTCCGGCCGGTCCGCCTGAACGGGCGCGCGCTCGACGAGCGGGGCGTCAGGGGGATCTTCGCGTTCACCGTCCTGTACATCGTGCTGTTCCTGGTGTCGACGCTCGTGTTGTTCCTCGACGCCACGAGGACTCCGGGGGCGATCACGGTGCTCGAGACGATGAGCGCTGTCGCCGCAACGCTCGGCAACGTCGGTCCGGGGTTCGGCGTCGTGGGTCCGATGGGGAGTTACCTGGGGTTCACCGACGCCAGCAGGCTGTACATGGTGTTCCTGATGTGGATCGGCCGCCTGGAGATCATCCCCGTGCTCGTCTGTTTCACGCCGGAGTACTGGCGGCGCTGA